GATGCTCCTGATCGTTACCTTCAGGTGCGTCTCCAGGTCCTTCAGGTAATTCTCCACGTTCCCCTTCAGCGCCAGCTCCGTGGGGAACTGCAAATGTTCGTTTTCGATGCTGTACACACCTTTCGCGGTGAACTCCATCGTAGCAGGGGGAATGGCACCATGCATGCGATCCCCACCATCATGTTGGATCTTCTCTTCGAGCATCTCTTCCCCAACTGCTTCTACTACGTCCTCTGGAAtggtttcccttttttctactCCCCCCGGTACACCCCCAAATTCAATCGTCTTAATCGCGTTGAACACGTCGTTCACGTAGGGAAGGATCTTCATGGGATTCTTTCCATTGCTCAGAATATCCAAAAGAGCAATGTTGGACAAAAAGTAAAAACGAGGAAATGCCTTCTTCTTCTGATCCAAGTAATCATTAAGAGCCTTTTCACATAACTcgatgtttttaaaaaattttctcaaCACATAAAATAAATCCTCGTTCAGGCAAATTTGTAACACGTTTTTATGCTCATAAGCATTTAAGATGATTTCCTTGTACTCATGTTCGATGTTGAAAAACATCCTACTTTCTTGTGGGAGCTGCGAATGAATATCTTCTGAGTTCAGATATATCGGTTGTAGCCTCTCAAATTTGTTAAggaattttctccatatATTAATCACCTCATCAattcttttcaaattttcctGTGTCTTTAAAATGGTCTCCTGGATAAACAAAATGTATTTCTTCTGATTTATGAAAAAGAGAATCTCAGATGTATGCACGTCCACAATTTCGAGAATCGTGTCCATGTTGGTTATTTGAATGTATGAGTTTTTGTTGAGGAATTcaaagttcatttttttccagattTGGCTTATTTCTCTGATTTTgttctcaatttttttttcctttttggctTGCTCCATCACGTCATGCACGGCGTCCACGTGTTTGTACAACTTCAGGTCAAAGAATCCCTGCAGCGTCAGCTCCTTGTACTTTATCTGCAGGTGTTTCTTCGGAGCGCTCTCCACCATGTTATCACTCTCCGCAACGTTACCATTATCCACCACGTGAGCATCCTCTACGCTCACCGACAAGTTCATGATAATATTCCAGTGACGATCGAAAATGCAGTCGTTATTCAAATCTACTAGAAGCGGAAGAATGGAAGAAAACTTCTTCAGTTCCTTCATGATGTGTTCATACACTGGCAGGCTCTTCAGCTCGGACAAGTTCTTTCTCAAGTACTGTGAAACAAAATCTATTAgatatatatttccattcACGTCGATGTCTGTCCaaagctttttcttttcctcctccatgaAAAACACAATGCTGTTAATAACGTCCCACAGATTTTTCAGCTCCTTCAACTTGTTGTCCAATTCGCTCAGCTCGTCAAACACTGTGATGTCAAGCTCAAACAGAATCTCCAACTCGTTGTGATATTTTTGCTTGTCTCTATACACTTGGTAACTTTTCCTGTactcattaattttttcataaggGTTACCCTGCATGTCCTTAGGTGCATTAGGCATGTTTTGCAAGATGTCACTTTTTAGTTTCTTCAACTCATCCTTAAATAGCTTGATTTCCACTTTgatgtttttaatttcctcgtttttatacttaataattttctcctttatttcGTTGTACTGTATCTCTACTCGCTCCTTGTTCCGCTCGATTTCCTCCAACACTTCGTTGTGCTTTACTATTATGCCCAGATCTCTCAGGGTCTCCATTATTTCTCTTGTTTTCTGGAAAATCAGGGGGATTATTTTCCTGCTCAGCTTCACACTGCGCAAATTTCTCATCAGGTTGTAGAAGGCATCCTTCTTGCTCTTCGCCAGGGGGGTTTCGCTGGTCATGGCATTCGTCACGGCATTGGTCACGGCATTGGGCGCGGCATTGGGCGCGGCGCTGGGTGTAATACAGTCCATGGACACCGACAAACTGTCTTCATAAACCACCCCCCCACCCAACTCAGACAACACATCTGCAGAAGTTTCTACACCGCTCAACTGTGCCATCCCGCTTCCGCGCGATGCCCCCTTCTTGCCTGGGTCGAAGAACTCGCTCACACCCGAGTCCCTCAAGTTGCCCAGAACACCCTCGTAAAAGGCGCTCACGGCGTAAATCACATCCCGCACAAACATCTGTAGATATTCACTATACATGGAAATTTCCTTCTGCGAAAAGCTTATCAACTTCTCCACAAAATTGTCTGAGTGAAATGCCACAAAGTTGATGACTTCATAACTACGCAAGTGGTGGAAGCTACTCAACTCGTTCTTCAAAGACAAAATAAGATTCTTATAAGCCAACACGTTTGGAAACAAGTGAGTAACGTTAATGTTTATCAATTTTAATGTGTCTCGGAAGTTATTGTTGAATTCAAAGTAGCTAGGAAATAGGGATACTTCATTTTGAACCTTAAACTGGAGGAACTCTTTCTTGATGTCCTTCTTGCAAATgtgttcatacttttttagACTTTCTAAGTATGCATAACACTTATCAATGGTGGCCTGGAAATATTTCTCAATCCAATTCTTGTtcctattaatttttaagCTGAGGAGAATTTCATTCACGTAGTCTCCACTCTTTGTATCAATCCTTTTAATACCTGAACAGAGATTCATAAAGTCGTCCACCCATTTGTAGAAGATACTTGTTATGCTGTTTGTCTTCTTGCATCTTAACTTTAAGTCCAGATTCAGTTTATGATCCACAAAGTTTATCTTGATGGTGAATAGTggttcattttctctttccgAATTTCTCATGatattcttcaaatttgaaAACAAATAATTAACCAACTCGATGACCCTATCTGTAACTATACTGTTTACGAACTTTACGTAATTTTTCCACATGGGgttattcttcttcatctttagAAGATCAAAGGACTGCTTCATGCTCATGTGAATGCTCTTAAAATCGTCTAGTAGTTTCCCCTTCAGCAATGCCATGTTGTTCTTATAGCTGTTCAGGTAGTTGTAAATATCTTCatgcttcttcctcctctctaGGATTGTTTTTCTCGTCCAACTTTTCGTAACACTTAGGACAGAAATCAAGTTGCTATGCACAGAGGAGATGTTACTGAATATTTCCGTCATGTCTCTGTCTaccatttttatgtactcgaaaatttcttcctgcGTCCACCTGAGATCAGTCACCCCTCTCAGTAGCGTGTTTTTCACACTGCCTAGTTTCTCATGAAAGAGATCCTTCTGTACACCCAATGTTTTACTCACAATGTCGTTGTACTTTTTCGTAATGCTATTCAGCGTATGGATGAACTCCTTAAATCGGTTCGTGCTGTTGTATATTTTGAGACATTCCTCATTCACGGTCAGATTGTTCAGGTAAAGATTTTTTACGTTGCttatgaagaggaaaatatgcGGATGGAAATTTACGTAGAATAACTCTCCCTTTTGCTTAAATATAGGTTCGTTCAAAAAGGTGTTCACCACGTCTATAGTTTCTGTCAGCCATTCCTTGCTCACGTTCCCTATGTATTGGCTGATCTTTGCACTAATGCTTCGATATAGCGCGTTCATTTCTTCcgtcttttcatccttaaaATTGAGCACCTTCACAATTTTGCGCAACGGGAAATACTGCTGTTCGATTCGCTTCAGCAGAGACGTGAAAAGATTTACCACTTCGCAGAACAGGGGCGCGTTCTGGTCGATATGCAGGTGGCTCAGCTGCTCCTTCGGCACTTCCGCCGTGCGAGTAGTGCTTCCACTACCAACATCAACCCCAACTTCAGCTGCATTTGCACCATCACCCATAACATTGCCGATGGACCCTGTCTTACCCGGGGCCTGCTCCAGGAAAAGGCTCCTATTATGCGCCACGATGGTCATATTCTTGATGAACAAGTTGTCTACCAAAATAAACTCCCTCTTCAAATCTTCGCAGAGCAGAGAGGCGTGACGAACGAGCTCTACCTCGATGACTCGCAAGTCccgcaaaattaaaaaagaatttagCAGTTTGATGTTCTTCTTCAAGTCCTTGTCAAAGGAGTGAACAAAAACGCAGATGAGTCGCTTGTTCAATTCCTTCACCTTGTCCTCAAATTGGTTATACttgtttataaaaatagtttcttcttcattcatgATTTCGTGATTAATGTCTAGGAAGGTCTCATTGATAGAGTTGAATTCGCGTAAAATGGTGTGTACCTCGTCCGTTagcttcttccccttctcacCGGgaatttctattttttccaacttcaTGTACGTTTGGTAAATTTTTAGGTATTCGATTAGGAGTCTTAGTTTGTAGATGTAGAGACTAATGGACGGAAAGTAGGCACACTCCTGCTCAGTTTCGTCATTCTGTGCATCCCTCGCTGGAGTGCTTCTCCCGCAGGATTCACTCAAGGAACGGAGCTTGGCATTTTTCTCTCGGTACATCCTGAACAGGTACAAAAAGTTCAGAAGAAAATTCAAAGTTCCATACAACTTGCTCTTCAGTACGTCTACACAGTTGTAAATGGAGTTGATAATTTCTGGCGTGTTCATATTTCTCTTGCAAGAATTTATAAGCACCCTGGAAAGAAAATCAAACACAAACTTGCAGTTCTTAATTAAATACTCCGACCGGTCCAGTGACAAAGACAAAGCATGCACAATCGGAGCGAcgaacacatttttattctcaATTTCTTCTCTGCTACTTtccaatttttgcaaaaagtgAATAACCGGCTTCAGATGTGTATATAAATCGAAGACTTCCAGTTTGAGATCCACAATTTCTCTCCTAATGTTTTCGATAATATTCTTGTAGCTGgagtttttcttcctttccaaaATGGTGTGTACAATCTGCTtgaatttctccttctctattTCGCCATACAAAAAGTTgatatcttcatttttatgtttcaaACAACTCAGAAAATCTTGGCAACTTTCGTACTTATTCTTCTTGTAGTTTACAAAATTTCGTAAAATTACGTGGTAGCATTTGATGAAGTGTATTAGGTACTCTTCCACGTGATTGATGTcgtcctcctcttcctccttctctccAGATGGCAAGAGTGGCAAAGTCAATTTCTCCTGTAATTCTCCATAGATAATCCTCAAGTTGagcaaaaaattgttaaacttctttttcatttccttcaacAGAGAGGAAGAATTGATTTCgtcatttttgttcataaaattggaaaaaaaaatttccaaaaatttCCTCGTTACATTTTCTGCATCATTGTTCATTTCGAGGAAGAGTGGCTTCTTACATTGTGTCGTTTTGTAAAtgattaaatatttttcattttttttctttttctgtaaGTCTAGGATGGATGCGTAAAATTTTATGGTGTCCTTTTCGTTAAATACAAATAGACAGTCCTCTTCGCTTTGCGTAAACTCGTTCAGAAGCTTCACTGCGTTTTCGTCAGCCCGGATGCTGCTGAGAACTCCTTCCTGCAGCCCACCCCCCTCGGGGCTGAAAAAGGCGACTGCGCTTAGCAACACTTCCTCCGCCTCTTCGCTCGGCGCGAAGTCGCCGCCGTTCTGCTCCTCCTCCTTGTTCATGGGGGGTAGCGGCGATGTTGTAGCTTACTACCGCGTGTAGTATTGCGTATTACCTCGTGTGTGATCAATAGGCACAACTAACCAATCGCAGCTAAACAGGGCGATGTGGCGCCTCGAAACTGCGCTGTGTGACCGTGCCACCTCCTTTCACTGCTCATTTTTGGAGACCGTCCCCCGGAGGAGAGGACCGCACAAACGGGCACGTTCGTCAACCTGCGAGCAGTGAAAACTACTTGCAGGTCTACAAATGCTCAAACATGTTCATGTCCGCAAGCAGAGTCATccctgcattttttttcctacaaaGTGTTTAGCCAAAATTCTCaccgtcttttttttctcatgagCTATATGTTATTCGGCCGTTTTCTCGCAGGGCGTTCTTCCTGTCGCATCGTATAGAATCGTACCTTATCGTTTTGCTTCGTTCCGTTCCGTttcgcttccttttttttttttttttttttttttttttccgctacACACATATGCGCTTCACGGGCGTGTCTACTTCCAGCTAAGTTTGTATCCTCTTGCGAGATGAACCTCTCCCATTTTCAGCCCCTTGAtggaatcctttttttttctctcggAACCGGTGTGCATCATAATCTCCCTATGCGGGACAAGCGCCATTTCCCATCCCATCCTTACGGCTTCACCGATGAGCTATAcacaaatttgcaaaaaaaaaaaaaaaaatgggaacccCTATGAAGCAGGCCGTATGGACGCATATCCTCCACGGGGGCTCTGAACGGAATGTCCGTACGTACTTCCAATAgtatacacatatttttatgcaAAACGGTTTAAAAGGcgatacaatatatatataaaaagaggaGGCTATCCATATGGTTACTCAAACGTTCTGAGATTACACACactcttcccttctcttttcaaTTCACCTATGCACACCAATGGGTGAAGTTTGGCAGGGAGAGTTCTCCCCCATCGTAGGATGGGACGGCACTGCGCGGAAATATGCATTCCACGCATTCGCTCCACGGAGAAAACATTCTCATCGTTGCTGATAGATTTACTTATGAAAGGCATTCCTCCTCCCCTGTTttgtcctttccccccctttccatGACGCTGTCAAGGTTACGCGACTCTATCCAACACGGTAAGCTTTGCCCCTGCCAAGAGATCCATCCTTGGTTCTTATTCTCACAATGAACATTCGGTTTGATCATCGGCCGTCTACACGTGTCCTTTCGTAAAGTTACCTCCACATTTGTCTGCACAGCGTAATGCGTGAATGTGCCGTTTGGGAAGACACATGAGGATGATGCGCGAAGAAATCAGATCATTTCCGTAAGTTCATTCCTTGCATTTCCACCCATTCGGTGATCCTCCCCAGTATGTTGCAATTTCCCTGTAAGATATTTCACCAGCAAGCCATTTTGtcaaataggaaaaaaaaaaaaaaaaagaaagaaaaaaaaaggtgaccTGTTCAGACGATTTTCAATCGCACAGCTAACTTGTTCACAtagttcatatttttcaaaaaaaaaaacaccgtTGTGCATAATTTGTgcgtaaagaaaaaaaaaaaaaaaaaaaaaaaaaaaaaatgacctgttcaggcgaTTTTCAACGGCGCGCCTTCACCCGTTCACGTTGTTCAAGTTGTTCATATTATTTCGGCTAAAAGGTATCTTGTGCGCAATTttcggaaaaagaaaaaaaaaaaataaaaaaagaagttagcAATCGAGGATGTTCCACAGTTGCTTCGAAATATGACGAACTTCCTCACAGGGAAAAGGCCGCCCCTATTTATCCTAAACAACGTACTGATGACATAACATTTGACCAAATAACGCCGCCAAGATGAATTTGAAAACAAAACTACAAAAGAGGAGGGACGAAGTTAATACATGCCTGTGCATCGGGCTGGACCCGGATGAAGCTGACATAAAGTCCTTCATGCAAAGTGAGAAGCAAAATGGTTACCAGAGTATCAAAAAAAACCTAAGCAATCATGGTAGTAGTAGCCAGGGTGGATTGTTTACCCCACAGGTGGGGGGAACAATGCTACTCGCAGAAAACCCACCAAAGGAGGTACAAGAAAAGGacgaatttttttacttcttcaaTCATTTCTGCTTTTACATAATCAATGAGACGAAGCAATACGCCTTGTcatacaaaatgaatttcgcCTTTTACCTCCCATATGGTTCCCTCGGAGTAGACGTCTTAAAGAACGTATTCGATTATTTGCACTACCTTGACGTGCCAACCATCCTtgacataaaaatgaatgacaTTGGAAACACAGTGAAGCACTACAGCAAATTCATATTTCACTACTTGAGGAGTGATTCGTGTACAGCTAACATTTACATGGGTACCCATATGCTACGAGATATCTGCCTTGACGAAGAATGCAAACGACATTATAGTACCTTCGTACTAATTAAAACGACCAACCCAGATTCGCACATATTTCAAAATAGACTTTCCCTCGATGGTAAAGAAGCGTATGTAGTAATTGCAGATGAGGCACAGAAAATGGCCAAACAGTTACATTTGGAAGAAAATGGTGAATTTGTTGGCTTCGTTGTGGGCGCGAACTGCTatgatgaaatgaaaaaaataagagagCTCTTCCCTGACTGCTACATCTTAGCACCAGGGGTAGGTGCTCAGAAGGGAGACTTGCGAAAAACTTTATGTAATGGTTACTCCAAAAATTATGAGAGACTGCTCATCAATGTTGGGCGCGCAATAACGAAAAGCGGTAATCCACAGCAGGCGGCTCGGGAGTACTATCATCAGATTAAGGAGATCCTCGCGGAGCTCCGGGAATGACGCCCTTGCAGGTGTAAGCTTGTCATTGTGGAAATGCCGATATGTAACTTCTGCTCTAGTCCCCTGCGTGATGCACACTTTggtttgtaaatttttccccCGTTGGGGTATATTTTCCCCGATGTGGCCATTTCCGGAGAGGCACCTTGCGTGGTGCTAATTGTACGCAAAGGGTAGCTACGGAGCGGCCGCACCGGTATGTGCCATACGTTACATGGAAGTCCCACCAGTTGGCAAAATAACGGAAACATTTACTCCTCCATAAGGGCATGACCCCTCTTATGTGcaggggtaaaaaaatatcccaagtggggaaatggaaaaaagttgCACACGCGCATTAATTTGCTgtcgtgaaaaaaaaaaaaataaaataaataaaaataaataaaaaaatatatgaaccggtcatgcgaaaaaaaacgcgTAAACCAATTTTGGCTATTTTCACTTTTAATCAACTATGTGTCTCCATATGTCATGCCCCGGCGGGAGCGTAAAGTAAATTAATCTCGGTTACCCAACATGGTTTCTTCATACGGTTGCTTCGCAAGGTTGCTCCGCTTAGCCACCCAACAACGCTCCTCAACACAGGTGCTTCACATGGCTGCCCCTGCTCCAAAATAAACGGACTGGCCATACTTATAGGCTAGGTAACTGGTTAATGAAAAGTACATAACTCGGTATATGCAATAGCAGCAAGAAATGCTGCACCAGAAAATTGTATACAGCGCCCCCCCGAGGAGGTAATACAACGGGCTGACCATCTTAGCGAGGAGGGTCAAAACCGTGGGGAAGGGTCCGTCACTAACACGCTGGTGTACTAAAAAGTTGGTTCTCTTGTGCATGCATACAACTTCGCCCCTTCGCACCTTTGTAGTTTATTCTTCCGAAATTTGAGTAGCCTCTGGGgatgggtgaaaaaaaaaaaaaaaaaaaataataatacacAATTGGTCAGTTGTAAGCAGTGGGCACGTTTCAACGTGGCCATAACATAATCAGAGGACTGGAAAAACACAGCTTGCCGCTTCCATCACAAAAGGGAATATCAGGGAGAGGTGGACAAAATGCTCATGGCAAACTGTTCACACAATATGGGGCTGCCTCACTTTCTTTAATCTTCTGTCTGAGCTCGTATCTCTTCATGAGTTCCGATACGTCCTCGtccgattttttttcactttcgcCTTGGGTGTTTAGGAAAAGGGCGAAAGGAACGGCAGACGTGAAGGGgagtggggaaaaaaggtAAGAATGAAAAGACGAAAACGGAATGGACAAAACGTCGTGACACTGGACCAAATCGAGTGTACTTGTCATACACTGAGTATGCACCGTGGCAAGACAAAATTGCGGTCGACAAATGGCCAGGCTTCTTTATGCACATTCATCCACATAGCGTAAGCCCgcaaaaatggaatgtaaagaaaaaatataataataaaagaaaataactgTACAGACATCACAACTGTACAACCCGCGTGACTATGTTAACGAGGGCGAAGAGGCATAACGGGAAATgcacatggaaaaaatgttacatgctcaaaaatgcacaaaaaaaaaaaaaaaaaaaaaaaaaaaaaaaaaaagattaagtAAACACACTACTCGACATGGTCAATATTGCACTTACCGATGTTATATATTTGATAAAAGTTGGTGGAACAGAAAACCACCTCCAGTAGCCCCCCGATGAAAAACATGCCCAGGTAAAGGTATGGCAGGCGCTTGTATACGTTCACCTTTTGTAAGCTCCGTTGGCCCTTCGAGGAGTATAAAGGTGTGATATTGCAAGTGAGTAGGTAAGAGCGGGTTGGTGAAGGTTATGGCAGGTCACAGAAATCAAGAGGGGGGCACCTACCAACCACATACCCCCGAATGTGCATTACgatccccccccctcgaGCGCACTTATTAGGTGTATGTCCTC
Above is a window of Plasmodium knowlesi strain H genome assembly, chromosome: 6 DNA encoding:
- a CDS encoding orotidine 5'-phosphate decarboxylase, putative encodes the protein MNLKTKLQKRRDEVNTCLCIGLDPDEADIKSFMQSEKQNGYQSIKKNLSNHGSSSQGGLFTPQVGGTMLLAENPPKEVQEKDEFFYFFNHFCFYIINETKQYALSYKMNFAFYLPYGSLGVDVLKNVFDYLHYLDVPTILDIKMNDIGNTVKHYSKFIFHYLRSDSCTANIYMGTHMLRDICLDEECKRHYSTFVLIKTTNPDSHIFQNRLSLDGKEAYVVIADEAQKMAKQLHLEENGEFVGFVVGANCYDEMKKIRELFPDCYILAPGVGAQKGDLRKTLCNGYSKNYERLLINVGRAITKSGNPQQAAREYYHQIKEILAELRE